In Paenibacillus ihbetae, the following are encoded in one genomic region:
- a CDS encoding ABC transporter substrate-binding protein: MNKWKRLQILALLMVFSLLAAACGGGNGGTGTNTGSTNSSKNNTQAEGGSADNVKLRIMWWGSQPRHEATLKALEAYTAKNPHVTFEPEYSGMDGYLDKLSTQAAAHNEPDIFQMDPGWISDWTSRNQLEELDSKVKLDELTPSLLPIGQRDGKQYGVPLGSVAFGMIYDKAALEKLGATMPKDGWSWDDFFALAEEVKPKLAEGQYFTLDYAGNYFMFSAYHYAKGKGTLITEDGKFNIDEATFLEWTKKFEQLRKDGLVPPADLNASDKEMDPTADLLVNGKILFRYSFSNNYTTWDSMKEGAYDLVTMPRAEEAGGWLKPSMYFSLSPNSKHKEEAAKFIDWFINDPEAGAILGTARGVPANAKIAESLIPKLPEGEKVGMKLIDATTPDGQIFTTGPEGWVNFIDKDFPLVRDELSFGRTTPEKAYESLKKAAQEYE, from the coding sequence ATGAATAAATGGAAGCGATTGCAGATTCTCGCGTTATTGATGGTGTTCTCCTTGCTGGCAGCGGCATGCGGCGGCGGTAACGGAGGCACCGGCACAAACACAGGCAGCACAAACTCATCCAAGAACAATACACAGGCCGAAGGCGGTTCGGCAGACAACGTCAAGCTCCGGATTATGTGGTGGGGCTCGCAGCCGCGCCACGAAGCGACACTGAAGGCATTGGAGGCCTACACGGCGAAGAATCCGCATGTGACCTTCGAGCCCGAATACTCCGGGATGGATGGTTATCTGGATAAGCTCTCTACGCAGGCAGCGGCGCATAATGAGCCGGATATTTTCCAAATGGACCCGGGCTGGATTTCGGACTGGACCTCCCGCAACCAGCTCGAAGAGCTCGATTCCAAGGTTAAGCTGGATGAATTGACGCCGAGCCTGCTGCCGATCGGGCAGAGAGACGGCAAGCAATACGGCGTGCCGCTCGGATCGGTTGCCTTCGGGATGATCTACGACAAGGCGGCTCTGGAGAAGCTGGGCGCAACGATGCCGAAGGACGGCTGGAGCTGGGATGATTTCTTCGCATTGGCGGAAGAGGTCAAGCCTAAGCTGGCGGAAGGCCAATATTTCACGCTGGATTATGCCGGCAACTACTTCATGTTCAGCGCGTATCACTATGCCAAGGGCAAGGGTACCTTGATTACGGAAGACGGCAAATTCAATATCGATGAAGCGACGTTCCTGGAATGGACGAAGAAGTTTGAACAGCTGCGCAAGGACGGACTTGTGCCTCCTGCGGATCTAAACGCATCCGACAAGGAGATGGATCCGACGGCAGACCTGCTGGTCAACGGCAAAATCCTGTTCCGCTACTCCTTCTCCAACAACTACACCACATGGGACAGCATGAAGGAAGGGGCGTACGATCTGGTTACGATGCCGCGGGCCGAGGAAGCAGGGGGCTGGCTCAAGCCGTCCATGTACTTCAGCCTGTCGCCGAATTCCAAGCATAAGGAAGAAGCGGCCAAATTCATCGACTGGTTCATCAACGATCCGGAGGCAGGGGCAATTCTTGGAACCGCTCGAGGCGTGCCAGCCAATGCCAAGATCGCCGAGTCGCTGATTCCGAAGCTTCCGGAAGGCGAAAAGGTCGGGATGAAGCTGATCGACGCCACGACGCCGGACGGACAGATCTTTACGACAGGGCCGGAAGGCTGGGTGAACTTCATCGACAAAGACTTCCCGCTCGTCCGGGATGAGCTGAGCTTCGGCAGAACGACGCCGGAGAAGGCCTATGAATCGTTGAAGAAGGCCGCGCAAGAATATGAATAA
- a CDS encoding sensor histidine kinase gives MINPFKKYRIDSLFIICFAGLITIVLAITVWTSYAMTSRELADNTSYYQKRLLEELNNEITGRLTSIEQISLTTSRDNDLLTFLSGKEDEFNHYRRSKGIQEALAHLTYSIPQIQAIDLYMEQPEWGDRQSYIQFHELKAAEAQPWYPLLQNNDFSWSEEHDLTTYNGNVPVLSFSRKVYNNSRYLGILVVHVKADWIRGILEGYSKDSNRMLLDLNGRELLSVGTSMKDAGLQEHDLRFKDQSGVLRLHTQPHGVESLVVYSKVADSNWMLVEITPWERITSGSVKLAGAIITIGIGALLLAFLLTLWLSRQLLKPIAQLVRAMKNYDVGGKQAELAGDYTNEFGILFAGFRRLNERIQALYASLAQRYEQQRKAEIEALQANINPHFLYNTLDQLNWMAIAEGQEKMSRILELMGRMFRIGLSHGESFITIDEELTHVACYLEIQQIRWEDGLEYEVQASQEVRNLFIPKMTLQPFVENSIIHGFNARQSGRIQIKAEEEDGRVLMTITDDGSGLAPESKGNHRRKGGYGIRNVRERFSAFFNENYEIQVKDGEIEGVVVTIIFPRLEVAQT, from the coding sequence ATGATCAATCCCTTCAAGAAATACCGGATCGATTCCCTGTTTATTATTTGTTTTGCAGGGCTGATCACGATTGTGCTGGCGATCACGGTATGGACCAGTTATGCCATGACCTCGCGGGAATTGGCCGACAACACGTCGTATTACCAGAAAAGGCTGCTCGAGGAGCTGAACAATGAAATTACGGGACGTCTGACATCGATCGAGCAGATCTCGCTGACCACGTCCAGGGACAATGATTTGCTTACGTTTCTGTCGGGCAAAGAGGATGAGTTCAACCACTACAGACGCTCCAAAGGCATACAGGAAGCGCTGGCTCATCTTACGTATTCGATTCCGCAAATTCAAGCCATCGATTTATATATGGAGCAGCCGGAGTGGGGAGACCGGCAGAGCTATATTCAATTCCATGAGCTAAAGGCTGCCGAGGCACAGCCATGGTATCCTTTGCTGCAGAACAATGACTTCTCCTGGTCAGAGGAGCATGATTTAACGACCTATAATGGGAACGTGCCTGTGCTCAGCTTCTCCCGCAAGGTGTACAACAACTCCCGGTACCTGGGCATTCTTGTCGTGCATGTGAAAGCCGACTGGATCCGCGGGATTCTCGAGGGATATTCCAAGGATTCCAACCGGATGCTGCTGGATCTGAACGGCAGGGAGCTGCTGAGCGTCGGGACATCGATGAAGGATGCCGGGTTGCAGGAGCACGATTTGCGGTTCAAGGATCAATCCGGGGTGCTTCGGCTGCATACGCAGCCGCATGGGGTCGAGTCTCTGGTCGTCTATTCCAAAGTCGCCGACTCCAACTGGATGCTGGTGGAGATTACTCCATGGGAGCGAATAACGTCAGGCAGCGTCAAGCTGGCCGGAGCCATCATTACGATCGGCATCGGAGCCTTATTGCTGGCTTTCTTGTTAACGCTATGGTTAAGTCGGCAATTGTTGAAGCCGATCGCCCAGCTAGTGAGAGCGATGAAGAATTACGATGTTGGAGGGAAGCAAGCGGAGCTGGCCGGCGATTACACCAATGAATTCGGCATACTGTTTGCAGGGTTTCGCAGACTGAATGAGCGAATTCAGGCGTTGTACGCATCTCTGGCGCAGCGTTACGAGCAGCAGCGGAAGGCCGAAATCGAAGCGCTCCAAGCCAATATTAATCCGCATTTTCTATATAACACCTTGGATCAGCTGAACTGGATGGCGATTGCGGAGGGACAGGAGAAGATGAGCCGTATTCTGGAGCTGATGGGCCGCATGTTCCGCATCGGACTATCGCATGGAGAGAGCTTTATTACGATTGATGAGGAGCTGACTCACGTCGCATGCTATTTGGAAATCCAGCAGATCCGGTGGGAAGATGGTCTGGAATATGAGGTGCAGGCCTCCCAGGAGGTCCGGAATCTATTCATTCCCAAAATGACGCTCCAGCCTTTCGTCGAAAATTCCATCATTCACGGCTTCAATGCAAGGCAAAGCGGCCGAATTCAGATTAAGGCGGAGGAAGAGGACGGCCGGGTCCTCATGACAATTACCGACGACGGAAGCGGGCTTGCTCCCGAGAGCAAAGGGAACCATCGCCGCAAGGGCGGTTACGGGATCCGGAATGTGAGAGAGCGGTTCTCGGCGTTTTTCAATGAAAATTATGAGATCCAGGTTAAGGACGGCGAGATTGAAGGGGTGGTTGTAACGATCATCTTCCCAAGGCTTGAGGTAGCACAGACGTAA